From the genome of Ectobacillus sp. JY-23, one region includes:
- a CDS encoding C40 family peptidase, which yields MKKVLAGIAVASVAGGIALDAEAATGTVEADSLRVRTGPSTSHGVIDLVNSGQSLQITGETDGWYQVDYNGQTGYVSKDFVVTTTPQYTVNVSSLRVRTGPSTNHSIIGSLPKGQEIEVLGEAQDWYKISYNGQTGYVSKDFITVNGQASEPQVSTQGNGTYIVNVDGLRIRKGPGTYHAVIGGTVKGQKLEVVGAENGWYKINRGGSFGYVSAQYVTKVETAPIITTETYYVNVNALNVRSGAGTNYNVLGMLKQGQKVEASGEQNGWLQINYNGHVAFITKDFVSKQQPSVSTPPAASSLVSYAQSLTGVPYRWGGTTPAGFDCSGFIYHVYQKFNFSIGRTSTSGYWGSLTKTTSPQPGDLIYFQNTYKPGPSHMGIYLGNGSFIHAGDNGVAVANVSTSYWKQHFLGYTKPY from the coding sequence ATGAAAAAAGTTCTTGCTGGTATTGCCGTTGCTTCCGTAGCAGGCGGTATTGCATTAGATGCGGAAGCAGCTACAGGTACGGTAGAAGCCGATAGCCTGCGTGTTCGTACAGGTCCGAGCACAAGCCACGGCGTTATCGATCTTGTCAACAGTGGGCAATCCCTGCAAATTACAGGAGAAACAGATGGTTGGTATCAGGTTGATTACAATGGACAAACAGGTTATGTGAGCAAAGATTTCGTGGTGACAACCACGCCCCAATATACAGTAAACGTATCTTCCTTACGTGTTCGTACGGGCCCAAGTACAAATCACAGCATCATCGGATCACTGCCAAAAGGACAGGAGATTGAGGTGTTAGGAGAAGCGCAGGATTGGTATAAAATTTCCTACAATGGTCAAACAGGTTATGTCAGTAAAGATTTTATTACAGTAAACGGACAAGCATCCGAACCGCAAGTAAGTACACAAGGAAATGGTACATACATCGTGAATGTGGACGGATTGCGTATTCGTAAAGGACCGGGAACGTACCATGCCGTGATTGGCGGTACTGTCAAAGGACAGAAGCTAGAGGTAGTTGGTGCAGAAAATGGTTGGTATAAGATTAACCGCGGTGGTTCATTCGGCTATGTAAGTGCACAATATGTAACAAAAGTCGAAACAGCACCTATTATTACAACAGAAACCTATTATGTTAATGTGAATGCTTTGAATGTAAGAAGCGGTGCAGGTACCAATTACAATGTACTGGGCATGTTAAAGCAAGGTCAAAAGGTAGAGGCTTCAGGTGAACAAAACGGTTGGCTGCAAATCAACTATAACGGGCACGTTGCATTTATCACAAAAGACTTTGTATCAAAACAACAGCCATCAGTCAGTACACCTCCTGCTGCCAGTTCCTTGGTTTCTTATGCCCAATCTCTTACCGGTGTACCTTACCGCTGGGGCGGAACTACACCTGCCGGCTTTGATTGCAGTGGATTTATCTATCATGTCTATCAAAAGTTTAACTTCTCGATAGGACGCACAAGTACATCAGGCTATTGGGGAAGTTTGACAAAAACAACAAGCCCACAGCCCGGTGACTTAATTTATTTCCAAAATACGTACAAGCCAGGCCCTTCTCATATGGGGATTTACCTTGGCAACGGCTCCTTCATTCATGCCGGTGACAATGGAGTTGCCGTAGCGAATGTAAGCACGTCCTACTGGAAGCAGCATTTCCTTGGATACACAAAACCATATTAA